ATTGTAATCAGCTTTTGATAAAATCCTGTTTATTTCATCACCAGATATCTTCTTTGTTTTCTTATCACATACTATCAGTATATTATCTCCCATGCCTATGCGGTCGCATAGCTCTGCTACCTGGGACGTGGTTTTATGACCAAGGATAACCTCTCTTGGAAAGACCATTCTTTTTGATTTTGTGAACCGTTCCATGGTTTATGGTAAACCAAGAGGTTAATATATTATTTTTCCCATCCAGTTTATTAATAAATGAACCTGAAAGAGTTTTATAAGAGTAAAAAAACAACCCTCTACATAGGCGTATTTATCGCTATCTTAGTTGTTATCATATTTGGCTGTATCCTATTTCCATCTGTTTTTTATGACCAGTGGATATGGAAATATTACTGGGGGCCCGTGGTTGCTGATGCAACAAGTGGAACAGCCTGGCATAATGGTGTTAGGGCAAACGAGGGTTACACAATAATATCAGAGATAACATATGGTATAATACTAATCATTGCACTCTATTTTATTTACAAACTTTTGAAAAAACTTGAGATAAAAGTTGATTGGAGATTTGCTTTGGCTTTAATGCCTTACATTCTGTTTGGATCTATAAGCAGGACTCTTGAAGATACTGGATATTTTGGTGAACCCTTTGTTTATTGGTTCATATCCCCCCTTATTTATTTCCAGATAGCTGCTTATGCCTTGTTTTTTTTGCTGTTAGGTTATTACCTTGAAAAAAAGTATAAGAACCCAAGGATCACAGTGAACAATATTTTGTTCTCTGGCGGGTTGATTTGTTTAATTCCATCGCTGGTTTTGATAGCTCTCTGGTTACTTGGTTATAGATGGGGTGATACAAGTGGTATAAGTTTCAATGTTTTCTCTATAGTCATAGGCATCTCTAGTCTAGTTGTTGGACTTGTTTATCTCATCGCGCGTAGATACAAATCCAATGAAAAAATCGCTGTTTATGCTAACCCTTTGAATTTGTCTATGCTTGTTGGTCATCTTATTGATGGTCTTACTAGCTATATTAGTATAAAGGATCCGTTTAACTTTGATTTGCATTACGCAGAAAAGCATCCCGCATCCAATGTTTTGTTGAATATCTGGGGGCCCTTGTTTCCTATAACTAAGTTTATTTTGATCATTGTTGTTGTCTACGTTTTTGATGTTTTGTATAAAGATGAGCTTAGAAATTATGTTACTCTTGTTAACTTATTGAAGATTGGTATCATTATTTTGGGTTTTTCACCTGGTTTACGTGATTTATTGAGAGTAACAATGGGTGTATGATATTATGAGGCGTCATCCTGACTGGTTAAAAGTAAGGATTGGTGGTGGGGAAAGTTTCGTTAAAATAAAATCTATGCTTAGGGAGTCTAAGCTTCATACTATTTGTGAGGAGGCTAAATGTCCTAATATCGCTGAGTGTTTTGGTTGTGGTACCGCTGTTTTTCTTATACTCGGTGATACTTGTACGAGAAATTGCAGGTATTGCAATGTTAAGCATGGTAAGCCTCTGCCCTTGAACCCAAATGAACCAAAGGATGTTGCTGAGAGTGTCAAAAAACTTGGTTTGAGGTATGCTGTTATCACATCTGTTACAAGAGATGACTTAGAGGATGGTGGTGCTAGTGTTTTCTATGAGACTGTTAAAGAGATCAAAAAATTGAATAAAAACTGTAAGGTTGAGGTTCTAATCCCTGATTTCAAAGGTGCTATAAGTTCATTGAGGACTGTTATAGATGCTAGACCCGATGTTGTTAATCATAATATAGAGG
The nucleotide sequence above comes from Candidatus Thermoplasmatota archaeon. Encoded proteins:
- a CDS encoding DUF63 family protein, with translation MNLKEFYKSKKTTLYIGVFIAILVVIIFGCILFPSVFYDQWIWKYYWGPVVADATSGTAWHNGVRANEGYTIISEITYGIILIIALYFIYKLLKKLEIKVDWRFALALMPYILFGSISRTLEDTGYFGEPFVYWFISPLIYFQIAAYALFFLLLGYYLEKKYKNPRITVNNILFSGGLICLIPSLVLIALWLLGYRWGDTSGISFNVFSIVIGISSLVVGLVYLIARRYKSNEKIAVYANPLNLSMLVGHLIDGLTSYISIKDPFNFDLHYAEKHPASNVLLNIWGPLFPITKFILIIVVVYVFDVLYKDELRNYVTLVNLLKIGIIILGFSPGLRDLLRVTMGV
- the lipA gene encoding lipoyl synthase — protein: MRRHPDWLKVRIGGGESFVKIKSMLRESKLHTICEEAKCPNIAECFGCGTAVFLILGDTCTRNCRYCNVKHGKPLPLNPNEPKDVAESVKKLGLRYAVITSVTRDDLEDGGASVFYETVKEIKKLNKNCKVEVLIPDFKGAISSLRTVIDARPDVVNHNIEVVEELFPVIRPDGSYSTSLKVLENIKKIDKNIRTKSGFMVGLGENIGQILKTMSDLRSVDVDFLTIGQYLQPTKQHAEIKKYYTPDEFDEFKRIALGIGFRHVESGPLVRSSYHAEKAIS